From Alteromonas sp. BL110:
AGACTGAGGCTGATAACCTGGAAAACCGTTAGAGCCTATTGAGAAGCCTTCACTTAAGCCTATCGGTGGCTCTAAAGCGAATGGGCCTGCAATATACGAGGCTTCATCGCCCGCTTTTTGGAAATACGACTCTTTTCTCCACTCGACACCTGCTGCTATGCTCACCGGGTCCTCAAAAAAAGTCTGGATCAGTTTCGTAAAGTCCAGATTAAACGTGCGCTCTACTTGCGATACCCCGCCTGGCGAAAAGGTCGTTGGGCTTAGCGGGCCCAGCGAAGGATTGACCGTATTTGATATGGTGTACTCAATATCGCTATAGCCTAAGGTAGCACTGATATCCATCGCCCAACCGTGACGCAATTCATGTTTTATACCCATTGCAAGAGAAGCATCGGTTATCGTCCCTCCGAACCGAGGAGTAAAACCACCCGGGAACCACTCATTGAAGGCAAAGCAGTTTGCACCAAGTGCTGTAGTGTTATCGGCAATAAGCTGGTAGTTAGAGTCCTCTAGTACGTTGTCATTCGATAAGGAAATTGAAGGGCACGCTATACCGCTGTTTAGTCCATCTAAATCAGCAACAATAAGGCGGCTTTCGCCAGTATTTGGATCCGTTCGGCTAAAAACACCTTCGCGAGTTTGCGGGTTTCGGAAATAAAACCCTCCGTTTATTTCTCTTCTCGCAGCGGTTGCAAAGCTATAAAAATGAGACGTTGTCGAAATATCGCCACCTGCATTGAGTGCGAGTTTAATATCCTCGCTAACATCTAGAGCTCCCCAAACTTGAGATGGCGAGGCAATAAAGCTATTTCCTTGGTCAATTAGCGATTGAGCATCGTCTCGCTGTAACGAACGCGACGTGCCGTTTTGCTGTCGGTATTCCGCAGTGGCGTTAAAAAACCCCGACTCTCCTAGCGCAAAGCCTTTATTAAGCTGTATTTGAAACAGTTCACCATCGCCCTCGCTGTATCCTCCGACTTTAAGCGCAACGCTCCCTCCCTCACGGTCATCTTTTAGCACAAAATTGATCACACCAGCGATAGCATCTGAGCCATACTGGGCAGACGCCCCGTCTCGCAGTACTTCCACTTGTTTTAACGCATAAGCAGGTATAACGGATATATCGGGACCTTGAGCACCATCAGATAGTCCCCCGCCTAAAAACGTAATGACCGCGGAGCGATGGCGTCGCTTGCCATTTAATAGGAGCAAAGTGTGATCTGAAGACATACCTCTTAAATTTGCTGGCCTCACTAAGCTGCTAGCGTCATTGATGGGCTGGTCGTTCACGTTAAGTGAAGGCACCATAACGCTTAGCATGGAAAGAACGTCGCTATTGCCCTGTGAACTTAGCTTATCGGCTCCAATAACATCAAGAGGAACCGCCGAGTCGACTGCACTTCGCGGCGCGTTACGAGAGCCAACGATAGCAATTTTTTCAAGCCCATTTTGGCCCTCGTCATCAGGCTGTTCATCATCATCAGGCTGTTTATTTTGTGCTGTTAGCGATGCACGGGAACGAATACTCAGCGCCCCATTTTCGTCGGCTACCACCGCCAATTCTGTTCCTTCAAGAAGTTGAGCCAATGCTTCACTTAAGGTAAACGTTCCTTCAAGCGCATTGGTCGTCACTTTTTTCGCCAAATCAAAAGGAAACAAAAGTGTCGTATTGGCTTGTTTAGCTAATTCAGTTAAAGCTTCGTTAGCGTTTTGTGCTGGAATAGAGAAACTAAACGCATCGGGTGCTAACACCGGAATGGTTTCTGAAGGTGGGGGATTTTCTGAGGGTGAATAGCCCTCGTCTTGCGCATAAAGTAACTGTGTCGTGAACAAAAACAAACATATACTAGAGGCAATGTCTAACGGCGATGCAAGCGTAAAGCGAGAAAACCACGCCGTTTTTTTATGCGAGACACTACTAGCCGAACACGCAAGGGCATGCAGCTTCTCTATTGCCTTTTTGGTTTGCCTGCTTATCGCTAAATTGCCGTAATGCAAGATGTATAATCGATGTACTTATTATTTTAGTTATATTGTCACATTAAATAAATTGATGCCAACAGGGAATCACCAATAGCACCTATCTATGAAATCATATTTATCTTTTCGCTAGCTTAAGCTCAATGCTAGTTTCTGTTACTTTCTCATAGGTAATATTAAAGCTGCTTTCCAGTGCCGACAACAAGCCGTCTATATCACCCACTTTGAAATAGCCCGCCACTCTGCGCTTACGCAGACTATCGTCAGAGATATGAAAACGAACTGGCGTGTATCGCCCAATTTCCAGAAGCACAGATTCAAGAGGCTCGCCTTTAAAGACAATCATGCCCTGCTGCCACGCTAAATCATCATCAATCTCATCTTGCGACATACTTTCTCGGGCTTCTACCTTACCCAAAACAGTCGCTTTCTCGCCTGCGAACATTAGCAGACCTTCTTCTGTAACAGGGCGCTTACCAAACAATGATTCATTTGAAGATGACGCTTTAAAGCGATCTTTTACTAACACTTTGCCATCGGTAACAACAAGTTCAAATGCATTGTCGTCGACATACTGCATGTTAAACGCGGTACCTACTGCGGTGACTGTATTATTTCCAGCGGTAACGGAGAAGGGGCGCGTTTTATCGTGAGCGACTTCAAAGTGAGCCTCGCCTTTCAAAAGCACAATATTACGTGCACTTGATGTGAAATCTACCGTTACTAAAGAGTTGGTGTTTAGATGTAGCTGCGAACCATCGGATAAGGTTACATTTTTCTGTTCGCCAACCCCCGTTTGAAATTTTTGGCTAACAGCAGCAAATTCAGGCGCGCTATTAAGCCAAGTGCGCTGAACAACAACGCCGACTGCGATTGCCATGACTAAGAAAGTGGCAGCAATACCCCATACAGCGTTTTTCGGTAGGGCACGCCTTTTGGTGGTATGTTTTGCTGTTGGTTGTGGGAATAAGCCGCTTAATTCATTAAGCACCGACATATCGTCCCACAAGCTTGCCGCCTCTAATAAAGCTTGGCGATGAGCATTGCTCTCTGCCAACCAAGTGTCTAGCTCTACTTTTTCGTCACTTTTTAAACCGCGATCGAGACGGCTTACCCAGAGGCACGCTTGCTCTTGGATATCTTCTTTACTTGAAAACTGGCGAATATTGTTCATGTTAACTACTGCTTATGTCCTGAGTCGCGGTAGCAGTTGCACGGGGAGATGCACTGTCGTTTGAAAGCTCTGCTAAATACCTAGAGCACATCATTAAACCTTTGGCGACATGCTTTTCTACGGTGCTTTCGCTTAGCCCCACAAGCTCTGCAATTTCTTTTTGTCGCATGCCATATACTTTCTTAAGCAAAAATACGCGTTTTACATCAGCAGACAGCGTGTCTGTCGCTCGGCAAAAATGAATAAAGCGCTCTTTACTCTCTACATTTTTTTCTAAACTGTGCCCCACTAGTTCGTAAGGCAAAATGTCCATGTCGTCCAGCTGCTTGTTTTTGTTTTCTGCTTTTGCAACATGATTCAGCGCTAAGTTACGCGCTGTCTTGAGCATATATGTCCGCTCATATTGTATTTCTTGTTTTAATTCTGCTTCGTAGCTTTTTATAAAAGCTTCCTGCACGATATCTTCAATGTCGTCGGCGCCAACAATAGAACCTACCGCGCGCATTAACTTCGAACGGTATTTTAAAAAGGTTTCAGCTACTGTCGACTTTCTTGTCATAATAATAAAAGTTGTGTGTTTCGAATTGCTTACAATGGCATCAATAATGCCTGTTTCTTCATGACTTTTCACGCAAATGATGTTCGATATTGAAAATAAAAGGGGAGCTAACGCTCCCCTCCACGTCGAAACAATTGTGAAAGTTGTTTTCGCTAGTATTAGCGATTAGAACGTGTAGACACCTCTTAGATAATAGAAACCACCGTTAATACCGATTGGTGAGGTAGTTGGATACAACGAACCTGCAATACCGGCATACTGGGTATTTTCATCTGGGTATTCATCAAAGGCGTTTTTCGCGCCTACGGTTACAGTAAACTCTTCTGTGAAGTTATAAGCCACTTCTAAGTCCACAGTAAACTCTGAACCTACTTTTTCAATAGGCAATGCCGAATCTAAGTGATCTTCAAAGATGCTACCGTAATAGTTCAAGCGTGCAAGGAAGCGCCAGTCACCGTTAGTGTGGTTTGCTGTTGCACTGTAGCGCACTGCCGGAAGGTTATCTTCTAACATGCGAATACGGAAGTCAGAGATGTTCTCAGACGCGCGGTCTACTTCTGTAGATGTCCAGTTATACGCAAGAGAGAACTTAGTCTCGCCGCCCATCATCTCCATAGAGTAGTTAGCTACTACGTCAAGACCTTCGGTGGTTGTATCGAAGTCATTAGTAAAGAAGCTGATCTCTTGGAAGCTAGACGCGTCATTAATACCTTGCGCAAGCAGTGCTGCAATATCGTCTTCAGTTAACGCAATCCCTGACGCCGTACTGATACGGTCGGTCAGTTCAATGTTGTAGTAGTCAGCAGTAATGAATAAACCATTTTCAAAGTCTGCTACCACACCAAATGTAATGCTCTCTGACTCTTCAGGTGTTAACTGCTCGCCGCCTTTGAGCTGTGATACTGGGTCTGTTGGTGGTAGCGTTGCACGGTCAATAAGCTCGCCACCTGTACCGAATGCTGTGGTTACGTTACGCACGTTACTTTGACCAAGCGTTGGTGCTTTAAAGCCTGTTGAGAATGCACCACGGAACGCAATGTTCTCTAACGCCTGCCAACGGAAAGCAATTTTACCTTTCGTGGTATCGCCAAAATCAGAGAAGTCTTCGTAACGTAACGCACCGGCTAGCATGAAGTTTTCAGTGATATAGGCTTCTGCATCAATGTAAAGCGCGATGTTGTTGCGGGACACACGACCTTGGCTATTGGCCGCCAAGCCAGGGAAACCATTTGAGCCAATGCCAAAGCCTTGTGTCGCCAGCGGACCTATTTCATAAGAGGCAGTATCACCTGCAACGCTCTCATAACTTTCGTTGCGATATTGGAAACCAGTCGCTACGAATAGCGGCTCGTACAAACCAACATCGAAAGGTTTTGTAAAATCAATATCAAGCGTTTGCTCAGACTGCGTATAACGACCTGGGCTAAACGATGTTGGCGTATCCGGGCCAAGTGACGGGTTAATTGTGTTGCTAATAGCAAAATCAACTTCGTTTTGACCAAGGTTTAAACTCACATCATAAGTAATGTCGTTGTCCAACTCGCCTTTCGTACCAAAGACAAGAGACATATCCGTTACCGTACCGCCAAAGCGAGGTGTGAAACCGCCAGGAAGCATCTCGTTAAATGCGAAACAATCTGGATTGTTCTGTACCTGGTTGATGTACGTCGGGTTTTCTAGAACGTTATCGCCAACCACGATATCAGTTGGACAATTACCTGACATATCACCAGTTAAATCACCAACAAGAAGTAGTTGCTCACCATCTTCATTTGTACCACCATCGTTTACACCACCTCGGTTATGTGGGTTACGATAATAGAATCCGCCTTCAACTTCACGCTCGGCGAAGTTACCAAATATATATGCTTCTGACGTATCAGAAAGCTCAACACCTGCGTTAGCAAAAAGCTTGATGTCATGCTTAATTTCAGGAGAACCCCAAATTTGTGCTGGGTCTTCTACAAAAGTGTTGCCCGCCGCAATAAGCGCCGCTGCATCGTCACGTTGTACGCTGCGAGACGTATCGTCAGCAGTACGGTATTCGGCTGAAAGATTAATAAAACCTTTGTCAGATAGTGGAAGACCTACGTTACCTGACAGCTGAATCATGTCTCCGTCGCCTTCGTAATAAGACCCGTAACGCGCTTCAAATGTACCGCCTTCTGACGCATCATTCAGTACGAAGTTAATTACACCCGCGATGGCATCTGAACCGTATTGCGCCGCTGCACCGTCACGAAGTACTTCCACCTGCTTAAGTGCCGCTGCTGGAATTACAGAAATATCAGGACCCTGTGCACCGTCTGATAGACCGCCACCTAGG
This genomic window contains:
- a CDS encoding TonB-dependent receptor plug domain-containing protein, with the protein product MNTSLSLLTKNVRGVLAASAAFSVMATAPVYAQEAEESAKAEDYEQIAVVGSRAAPRSVADSAVPIDIISDEEFKQQGATDMVSMMQTVVPSFNVNDQPINDASTLVRPANLRGMASDHTLVLVNGKRRHRSAVITFLGGGLSDGAQGPDISVIPAAALKQVEVLRDGAAAQYGSDAIAGVINFVLNDASEGGTFEARYGSYYEGDGDMIQLSGNVGLPLSDKGFINLSAEYRTADDTSRSVQRDDAAALIAAGNTFVEDPAQIWGSPEIKHDIKLFANAGVELSDTSEAYIFGNFAEREVEGGFYYRNPHNRGGVNDGGTNEDGEQLLLVGDLTGDMSGNCPTDIVVGDNVLENPTYINQVQNNPDCFAFNEMLPGGFTPRFGGTVTDMSLVFGTKGELDNDITYDVSLNLGQNEVDFAISNTINPSLGPDTPTSFSPGRYTQSEQTLDIDFTKPFDVGLYEPLFVATGFQYRNESYESVAGDTASYEIGPLATQGFGIGSNGFPGLAANSQGRVSRNNIALYIDAEAYITENFMLAGALRYEDFSDFGDTTKGKIAFRWQALENIAFRGAFSTGFKAPTLGQSNVRNVTTAFGTGGELIDRATLPPTDPVSQLKGGEQLTPEESESITFGVVADFENGLFITADYYNIELTDRISTASGIALTEDDIAALLAQGINDASSFQEISFFTNDFDTTTEGLDVVANYSMEMMGGETKFSLAYNWTSTEVDRASENISDFRIRMLEDNLPAVRYSATANHTNGDWRFLARLNYYGSIFEDHLDSALPIEKVGSEFTVDLEVAYNFTEEFTVTVGAKNAFDEYPDENTQYAGIAGSLYPTTSPIGINGGFYYLRGVYTF
- a CDS encoding RNA polymerase sigma factor, yielding MTRKSTVAETFLKYRSKLMRAVGSIVGADDIEDIVQEAFIKSYEAELKQEIQYERTYMLKTARNLALNHVAKAENKNKQLDDMDILPYELVGHSLEKNVESKERFIHFCRATDTLSADVKRVFLLKKVYGMRQKEIAELVGLSESTVEKHVAKGLMMCSRYLAELSNDSASPRATATATQDISSS
- a CDS encoding TonB-dependent receptor, which codes for MASSICLFLFTTQLLYAQDEGYSPSENPPPSETIPVLAPDAFSFSIPAQNANEALTELAKQANTTLLFPFDLAKKVTTNALEGTFTLSEALAQLLEGTELAVVADENGALSIRSRASLTAQNKQPDDDEQPDDEGQNGLEKIAIVGSRNAPRSAVDSAVPLDVIGADKLSSQGNSDVLSMLSVMVPSLNVNDQPINDASSLVRPANLRGMSSDHTLLLLNGKRRHRSAVITFLGGGLSDGAQGPDISVIPAYALKQVEVLRDGASAQYGSDAIAGVINFVLKDDREGGSVALKVGGYSEGDGELFQIQLNKGFALGESGFFNATAEYRQQNGTSRSLQRDDAQSLIDQGNSFIASPSQVWGALDVSEDIKLALNAGGDISTTSHFYSFATAARREINGGFYFRNPQTREGVFSRTDPNTGESRLIVADLDGLNSGIACPSISLSNDNVLEDSNYQLIADNTTALGANCFAFNEWFPGGFTPRFGGTITDASLAMGIKHELRHGWAMDISATLGYSDIEYTISNTVNPSLGPLSPTTFSPGGVSQVERTFNLDFTKLIQTFFEDPVSIAAGVEWRKESYFQKAGDEASYIAGPFALEPPIGLSEGFSIGSNGFPGYQPQSAGHWSRSNWAAYADVEFYATEAWQFGLATRVEHFSDFGSTFDGKLSTRYTLSEEFALRGSVNTGFKAPTVGQSNVINVTTAYGVNGLEDQATLPPTDLISQQLGATPLTPEESVNFSLGIVMQAGENFFATLDYFNIRLIDRISTTSAIPLTDKDVNALIAQGRPDAARYNSAKYFTNDFDTKTQGVDLVVNYSFALNDWSNSVLVAYNWTDTQVERVSLYPVLTDGVITLLPNLTEARVRMLEDNLPAHRGSITLEQSKNEWAFTWRLNYYGKFYEDHLDASAGLDIYGSALTTFDVQLTWNVLPDIQLTLGAQNVFDALPDENPFKGEVGALYPPTSPGGINGAFYYAGVEYRFK
- a CDS encoding FecR family protein, which produces MNNIRQFSSKEDIQEQACLWVSRLDRGLKSDEKVELDTWLAESNAHRQALLEAASLWDDMSVLNELSGLFPQPTAKHTTKRRALPKNAVWGIAATFLVMAIAVGVVVQRTWLNSAPEFAAVSQKFQTGVGEQKNVTLSDGSQLHLNTNSLVTVDFTSSARNIVLLKGEAHFEVAHDKTRPFSVTAGNNTVTAVGTAFNMQYVDDNAFELVVTDGKVLVKDRFKASSSNESLFGKRPVTEEGLLMFAGEKATVLGKVEARESMSQDEIDDDLAWQQGMIVFKGEPLESVLLEIGRYTPVRFHISDDSLRKRRVAGYFKVGDIDGLLSALESSFNITYEKVTETSIELKLAKR